TTCGCCCAAACTAAACCTGTATTACACGGCCAATCCCGGTTTGCAGTTGTACCTGAACACGGGCCGGGGGTTCCATTCCAACGACGCGCGGGTGGTTGTGCCGCAGAATGGCCGGGAGATTTTGCCCCCGGCGTACGGCTCTGACCTGGGCGCTATTTTCAAACCGTTTCCCAAACTGCTTGTCAACGCGGCTGCCTGGTATTTATGGTTGCAACAGGAGTTCGTATACGTGGGCGACGAAGGCGTGGTAGAACCCAGCGGCAAAACCCGTCGCTTCGGCTTCGACCTGTCGATGCGTTACCAACTGACCCCAAAGCTGTATGCCGATCTGGACCTAAATACGACCCGGCCGCGCGCCATCGGGGCCGAAGCCGGTCAGGTGTATCTGCCGCTGGCGCCCACGTTTACATCCGTGGGCGGGCTATCGCTCCAGAACGCTGGCCCCTGGAGTGGTTCGTTGCGGTACCGCTACCTGGCAAACCGACCGGCCAACGAGGACAATAGCATTGTTGCCAAAGGCTACTTCGTCAATGATTTACAAGTCAACTACAGCAAGCGCCATTACACGCTGGGACTGACGGTTCAGAATCTATTCAACGTACGTTGGAAAGAAACGCAGTTTGCGACCGAAAGCCGGTTGCAGGGCGAAGCCGAGCCGGTGGAAGAAATCCATTTTACGCCAGGCACACCCTTTTTTGCCCGGCTGAGCCTGACGTATTTTTGGTAAGCCGATGCCGTTCGCTTGTCCTGATCCCTCCGTACAGATGCCACAACGGCGCAGAATCATCATCGGACTGGTGGCTGGTTGGCTGGCCGTGGGCCTGATAAGCTCCTGCGGGCTTGCTCAGCGAGTGGATAGCAGCCGGAGCATCCGGGCGCAGGTTGATGTGGGTGCTTGGGTGGGAACTGCGCGTAGCCAGCCGTTCTGGCTGCGCGCGAACCAATACGGCACGGCCCCGTCAAACACGCCATCGGCTACGGTCCGGGCGGCCGTCTGGAAAGAATATTCCCGTTCCGACACGGTTCACAGACGCCGATCGCGGCTCGATTGGGGGTTTGGCCTGAACCCGGTGGTCAATGCGGGGGCACCTTCGCGGGTGTTGCTGGGCGAAGCGTATCTGAAAGGAAAATGGGGGTGGCTGGAGCTTTTGGCCGGACGCTGGCGGCAACCCATCGGTCTGGGTGATTCGACGCTCTCTTCCGGCTCTGTCGTTGTTTCCGACAATGCACTGCCCATTCCCAAAGTGCAATTAGCAACGCGGGGGTACGTTCCTTTCGGATTTCTCAGAAACTGGGTGGCGATCAACGCGGGTTACGCGCACGGCTGGTTTAATGTGCCGTACATCCAGGGTTCCTATCTGCATCAGAAATACCTGTACTGGCGGTTCGGTAAACCAACTGGCCTGATACGGGTCCATGCCGGGTTAAACCATCAGGTTCAGTGGGGCGGCCGGGCCGATTATCTGATCGGATCGAACGTGGCGGTTAATGGAAAGCTGCCTTCGCAGTTTAAATACTACGACGATGTTATTCTGGCCATCAACCCAACGGCCTGGGACAACGACGACTTTACCAGCTTTGACGGGGCCTACCGAATCGGTAACCACCTCGGCAGTATGGACTTGGCCGTTGAAATCAGCACGCGGGCCGGCGAGTGGTTTCTTTACCACCAGCACCTCTACGAAGATCAGTCCGGCCTGCTGTGGATAAACGCACCGGATGGGCTGACGGGCCTGAGCTGGTCGAGAAGCAAGCCGGGCAGTGGGGTGGTCCAGCTCAATCGGGTGGTTGTGGAGGTGCTCAGTACCCTAAATCAAAGCGGGCCTACGTTTGATCTGGTGGGCGCCCGGTTTCAGGGCAACGACAATTACTACAACCACGGGCAATACCGCGAGGGCTGGTCGTACCTGGGCCGGAGCCTGGGCACCCCGTTTGTCGCGCCGGGAGGGGAGTTGGTGCCCCGTGCGCAGAGTGGCGCTTTCTTTCCCAACAACCGCGTAAGAATGGGGTACGTGGGAGTGAGCGGTCGGCTTTTTCGCTCCATCAACTGGACCAGCCGACTGGCCTACAGCCGGAATTACGGTACTTTTTCAACCCCGTATGCCGTGCCGCCCGGTCAATTCTCGGGTTTGATAGCCGCGCAGGCCCCCATAGGCAACTGGCCCGGTGTTCAGCTCCATGTCTCGCTGGCGGTCGATCAGGGAAAGCTGCTGAACAATACCGTGGGCGGGTACATCGGTCTGACCAGGCGCTGGTAAAAGCACGCGTTTCAATTGGATCAGCTTTGGCTTTCAGCTTTTTAACCCATCTTCTCTTCTTCCTTTGAGCGGGCGGTTCCTCCAAACTATTTTAAAGTAACCGCAACGACGAGCCCCTGAATAAGCGTATTGAACATCGGACGGGCGCGGTTGTTACACGGGGGAATGGACCCTTTCTGCGCTTTCTATTTAAGGAGTGGAACAGCTTCGGGCAACCTCATTCCGATTGTAACCCCGAACCGCTTGCGTGTGCGGATTTTGCAGACCACGGTTATTCCGGCGGGCGATCCTGTCGGCCTGAATGACGACTGATTGTACATTGATAGATTTGATGGTACCTATGCTTAAACGGCTATCCCTTCTTTTTTTTGCTTTACTGCTTGTCGGATCATCCATCGGATACGCCCAGCGCATTCCGCTGTACCGCCCGGAGCAGCAGAAAAGGCTTCAGAGTTTATCCAAATCGCTTAAAAATAGCTCCGACGAAAATTACCGGCTGGCTACCCGGCAGGCTCGACGGCTGGCCTGGCCCTTGGCTTTCCGGCATCCGCAGGGCGGGAAAGTCGTTTTGTTTGGGATCAGCGAAACCGGCGAACCGCTGTACCTGCGTAGTTTGTCGAATGTATCGGCCGCCCGCACCACCCACACCACTGACCTTCGCGCCGGAGGCTCGCTGAACCTCAACTTAACCGGCGGCAGCGAAGCGATGAACGGCCGGCTGGGCATCTGGGAGGTGGATGGGGTTCGAACGACTCACCGGGAGCTGACGGGGCGCGTTACCCAGCAGGATAACGAACGAACCGCCGACGACCACGCCACGCATGTTTCGGGAACACTCATCGCCAGCGGGGTCAATCCGTTGGCGCAGGGGATGGCACCCGGCGCAAACCTGAAAGCTTGGAATTCCACCAGTGATGCGTCCGAAATGAGTGCCGCCGGGACTACCATTCTGCTTTCCAATCACTCTTACGGGAGTGTGGCGGGCTGGGATTACGACGAGTCGGGCAACCTGACCTGGTACGGCGACGATAATGTTAGCCAGACGGAGGATTACAAGTTTGGGTTTTACAATTCCATAACCAGCAATTACGACCGGGTGGCGTACAATGCACCGTATTACCTGCCGGTTTTTTCCGCTGGCAATTCGCGGGGCACATCCGGCCCTACCAACGGGCAGTCGTACCGTCTGGCCAACGGCCGCACCAGCACGCTGCCCCGGCGCTCAAACGGGGTTTACGACAACATACCGTATACGGCCACCGGGAAAAACCAACTGACCGTCGGGGCGGCCAACCTGGTGCCGGGCGGGGTGGAAGACGGCTCCCAGGTGCAAATTGCTAGCTTCAGTAGCACCGGACCTACCGACGACGGGCGCATTAAACCCGATTTGATGGGCGCCGGTGTCAACCTGTTTTCCAGCATCGCAACCACCGACAGTGCCTACGCTACCTACAGCGGTACGTCGATGGCTTCTCCCAACGTAACAGGAAGTTTGTTTCTGCTTCAGGAGTTGTACCAGCAACGCAACAACGGGCAGTTCATGCGGGCTTCGACCCTCAAGGGGCTGGCGTTGCACACGGCCAACGATGCCGGAAATGCGGGTCCGGATTACACCTTCGGCTGGGGGATCCTGGACGATCGGCGGGCGGCTCAGGTGATTCTCAACGACGCTACTAACCATCTGCTGGCCGAAAATTCGCTTCAGCAGGGCGCAACTTTTACCCGCACTGTAACGGCCAGCGGCAATGGCCCGCTGGTGGTCACCATCTGTTGGACAGACCCCGAAGGAACGGTATCCACCGCAACGGCGGCCAACCTCAACAACCGGACGCCCAAGTTAGTCAACGACCTGGATGTGCGGGTCACCGATGGACAAACCACGTTTCAGCCCTGGGTGCTGGACCCCAGCAATCCGTCAAATGCGGCCACCACCGGCGACAACATTCGCGACAATGTCGAGCAGGTTTACATTCCTTATGCCATTCCGGGAAAGACGTACACCATCACCATCACGCACAAAGGAACCCTCCAGAACACGATGCAGGACTATGCGCTGCTGGTGAGTGGGATCGGACCGAAAGCCTATTGTGCTTCAACGGCTTCGTCGGATCAAGATTCCCGGATGACGGGGGTAGTTTTTGGGGCATTGCGGAACACGACGGCCGCCGGGTGTGCGGCTTATAACGATTTTACAAACCAGCATGTCGATGTGTCGCCCGGGCAAACCGTGCCGCTTGACGTGACGCTGGGAACGTGCGGAGGTGCTTATCCGAAAAGGGTAAGAGCTTACCTGGACTGGAACGCCGATGGCGATTTTGACGACGCCAACGAACTGCTGGGAATCTCGCAGGTGATTACCGGCACCGATACGTACCGAACTACGGTGACGGTGCCCGGTACCGTACCGATTGGCAGCCTGACCTTGCTGCGGCTGGTAGCCGTTGAAACGACCGAAGCGGCCACTATCATCCCTTGTGGAACCTACGGGAAGGGAGAAACGCAGGATTACCTGGTTCGTTTTGTCCGTCCGGTCCGGGATGTGGCCGTAACGGGGTTGCTTTCGCCCGCCGACGCCTTCTGCCAGAACACCGGTCAGGTGGAAGTAACGGTTAGAAATCTGGGTACAGCCGTGCAGACCGCTGTGCCGGTGCGCGTACGAATCACGGATGCGCAGGGAGCGCTCGTGCAGGAATCAACCAGCACCGCAACGGTTCAGCCCTTCGAAGAAACCATTGTCGTATTTCCCGGGAGCTTGAATCTGCCCGCTGGCCAGACGTATACGTTTACGCTATCGACCGACCTGCCCGACGATCAGAACACGTCCAATAACCAGTTGACGGTGGCCCGTTCGACGGCATCCGGGATCTCGGCCAATGCAACGGCGTACACCTGCGGAACAGACCCGACGGTCAATCTGCGGGCTACCAACCCGGACGGGACGGTATTTTGGTATACTACACCAACGGGCGGCCAGCCGGTGGCGGTCGGCAGCTCCGCATCCTTGACTTCCGTCACGGGGCAGACACTCTACGCGGGTTTGAATGATTTTTCCGGAACGGTCGGCCCGGCTACCAAATCGGTTTTTCCGGGGGGCGGTTACAACCAGTTTACACCTGCCGTGACGGTGACGACTTACGTGCCGCTCCGGCTGGAAAGCGCCCGGTTGTATATCGGTAATTCGGGCCGGATCACGTTTACCGTTACCAGGGCCGACGGAACCACGGTGAGCCGTGTCACGATTCCGGTTACGGCCACCCGGACCAGCCCGGCCGCCGGTATTCAGTCCGACGATCCGAACGATCCGGGGGCGGTCTACACGTTGGGGCTGGACATTCCGCAGCCGGGCCGCTATCAGATCAACATCAGCTACGCCGACGGGGCAACAATTTACCGCAACAACAGTGGTGTTACGGGGTATCCCTTCACGATTCCGGGCATTGTCGCCATTACCGGCAATACGGCCGACGAGAATTCAGCGACGTACTATTACTATTTCTATGACCTTCACGTGACGTCAACCGGCTGCGGATCGGTTAGCCGGACGGAGGTGCCGGTGCAGAACCGGGCGGTGTTGGTGCAGGCCCGCGTGACGCCCTCCGACAGTGCATTTGTCTGTGCAGGCAGTACCCTGACGTTGTCGGCACCAACCGGCGTAGACCTGGCCTACCAGTGGCAAAGAGACGGACAGGTGCTTACGGGCGCCACCAGTTCGACCCTGGGCGTAACAACCGGCGGGACTTTCCGCGTTACGGTGACCGAAGCCAGCGGGTGCCAAACCACCTCGTCGCCGACGGCCGTTGAACTGCGGACACCCGAACAGCCGACCGTCGACCGAAACAGCCTGTTGCTGACCTCCAGCCTGCCCGGTGCCAACCAGTGGTACCTGAACGGTAATCCCGTCGCGGGAGCCACGGGGCAAACCTATTACATCACTCGATCGGGAACGTATACGGTGCAAAATACCCAGCGCGGGTGTGTGGCTGAAGCGCGGGCGCTGGCAGTTCAGTTGACGGCGGCTGAAGAAGAAGCCCTGGGCCGTTCGGTTGTAACGCTGACGCCAAATCCGTCGCCCAGCCAGATGACGGTAGTGTATCAGGCTCCGGATGAAACCGACCGAACCATTGCCGTAACGGTTTATTCGATGCTGGGGCAACCGATGATCACCCGCCCGTTAAGTCGGCGTAACAACCGGCAACACACCTACAATTTTGATTGTTCAGTGTGGGCGGTGGGTACGTACATTATCCGCGTCACTGACGCCGGAACGACCCTGACCCAACGATTCATGAAGAAGTAGCAAACTGCGGGCCGGGGACTGTCCATGAAAACAAGGCAGTGATCTTTACTTGTCTGGTAAGTTTGCGGTAAGATTATTCCCCAAAGAGGCCATTTACTCATTACTGTTTTCCGGTAAGTACACAACCTCCCGGTTAGCAGGTTTTAGCAGAAGCTCTAACCAAAAGGGCTTTTGACGATAGATCGTAAACGGCTCGACTTCTGGTTGGGCCTTTTTTACACGAATTGATTTTGAGGCAGTTCGTCACTTTTACGGGATAACTTGCGGTGGGTTTTTTGGGTATAGACTGTCATGGGTAGAGATAATCAATCGCATCAAAGCTGGCTGCGGCATCACATCGACTCGCTTCAGGAACATATCGACAACTTCGGGCAGATTTTGTCCACGCTAAGTAATGAATTGGAGGTTGCCAAGGACTCACAACACCTGAACTCTAAATCGGTGCTGATTCCCTATTATAAGACCACCATCGAAAACCAGAAAAAGGCGCTGGAACGATTGGAATCCCTCAAACAGCAGGCTGTAGACCACTTAGAACGCCTTGAAAAGAGCCGCAGATAGACTCTTTTCCTGTCGGTTTGGGAGTGATGCGGCAACCCGCTGATGAATTCAATCGCATCGGGCAGGAGTGGACCATTGACTCATTAGATTTCGGTTGT
This Larkinella insperata DNA region includes the following protein-coding sequences:
- a CDS encoding capsule assembly Wzi family protein, whose amino-acid sequence is MPQRRRIIIGLVAGWLAVGLISSCGLAQRVDSSRSIRAQVDVGAWVGTARSQPFWLRANQYGTAPSNTPSATVRAAVWKEYSRSDTVHRRRSRLDWGFGLNPVVNAGAPSRVLLGEAYLKGKWGWLELLAGRWRQPIGLGDSTLSSGSVVVSDNALPIPKVQLATRGYVPFGFLRNWVAINAGYAHGWFNVPYIQGSYLHQKYLYWRFGKPTGLIRVHAGLNHQVQWGGRADYLIGSNVAVNGKLPSQFKYYDDVILAINPTAWDNDDFTSFDGAYRIGNHLGSMDLAVEISTRAGEWFLYHQHLYEDQSGLLWINAPDGLTGLSWSRSKPGSGVVQLNRVVVEVLSTLNQSGPTFDLVGARFQGNDNYYNHGQYREGWSYLGRSLGTPFVAPGGELVPRAQSGAFFPNNRVRMGYVGVSGRLFRSINWTSRLAYSRNYGTFSTPYAVPPGQFSGLIAAQAPIGNWPGVQLHVSLAVDQGKLLNNTVGGYIGLTRRW
- a CDS encoding S8 family serine peptidase: MLKRLSLLFFALLLVGSSIGYAQRIPLYRPEQQKRLQSLSKSLKNSSDENYRLATRQARRLAWPLAFRHPQGGKVVLFGISETGEPLYLRSLSNVSAARTTHTTDLRAGGSLNLNLTGGSEAMNGRLGIWEVDGVRTTHRELTGRVTQQDNERTADDHATHVSGTLIASGVNPLAQGMAPGANLKAWNSTSDASEMSAAGTTILLSNHSYGSVAGWDYDESGNLTWYGDDNVSQTEDYKFGFYNSITSNYDRVAYNAPYYLPVFSAGNSRGTSGPTNGQSYRLANGRTSTLPRRSNGVYDNIPYTATGKNQLTVGAANLVPGGVEDGSQVQIASFSSTGPTDDGRIKPDLMGAGVNLFSSIATTDSAYATYSGTSMASPNVTGSLFLLQELYQQRNNGQFMRASTLKGLALHTANDAGNAGPDYTFGWGILDDRRAAQVILNDATNHLLAENSLQQGATFTRTVTASGNGPLVVTICWTDPEGTVSTATAANLNNRTPKLVNDLDVRVTDGQTTFQPWVLDPSNPSNAATTGDNIRDNVEQVYIPYAIPGKTYTITITHKGTLQNTMQDYALLVSGIGPKAYCASTASSDQDSRMTGVVFGALRNTTAAGCAAYNDFTNQHVDVSPGQTVPLDVTLGTCGGAYPKRVRAYLDWNADGDFDDANELLGISQVITGTDTYRTTVTVPGTVPIGSLTLLRLVAVETTEAATIIPCGTYGKGETQDYLVRFVRPVRDVAVTGLLSPADAFCQNTGQVEVTVRNLGTAVQTAVPVRVRITDAQGALVQESTSTATVQPFEETIVVFPGSLNLPAGQTYTFTLSTDLPDDQNTSNNQLTVARSTASGISANATAYTCGTDPTVNLRATNPDGTVFWYTTPTGGQPVAVGSSASLTSVTGQTLYAGLNDFSGTVGPATKSVFPGGGYNQFTPAVTVTTYVPLRLESARLYIGNSGRITFTVTRADGTTVSRVTIPVTATRTSPAAGIQSDDPNDPGAVYTLGLDIPQPGRYQINISYADGATIYRNNSGVTGYPFTIPGIVAITGNTADENSATYYYYFYDLHVTSTGCGSVSRTEVPVQNRAVLVQARVTPSDSAFVCAGSTLTLSAPTGVDLAYQWQRDGQVLTGATSSTLGVTTGGTFRVTVTEASGCQTTSSPTAVELRTPEQPTVDRNSLLLTSSLPGANQWYLNGNPVAGATGQTYYITRSGTYTVQNTQRGCVAEARALAVQLTAAEEEALGRSVVTLTPNPSPSQMTVVYQAPDETDRTIAVTVYSMLGQPMITRPLSRRNNRQHTYNFDCSVWAVGTYIIRVTDAGTTLTQRFMKK